From the genome of Winogradskyella forsetii, one region includes:
- a CDS encoding tetratricopeptide repeat protein, producing MKNILLLTCLLFSYVSLSQEKIPFIDYDIVVEEVRGHTETEDYDSVLKSLNRISKNDSTYCSVLTSKSYYLIQQKKYKAAIETTDEGLALNCDSSSNLFFMMNKGVALEQLEKYQDALTLYETALEQFPVNHKLWYNKATIYEKLNNIPKAIEAYQKAITISPLYRNAHLNLGSICYKQNLTTQALMCYDMALMVEPDSDRAFGLLKYLNEIIASKNEHTPDDAIEVSEDDEAFEDIDLILDNRIALNNRYEIANDIDIALVKQNHAMLEQLEDFEGNGGFWDQRYVPLYKWIKANGQFDNFVYTLAYSIQNEKFKKFIEKNDDDVTTFLGNLFSKIYEIMSPQNKLVDGKQEAINYYYSESILQGEGKMVGEVSVGDWLFFNGNGKKNGKGNYNDKGERHGKWTWYHDNGKLKETAIYVNGKLDGENKSWYDNGQLYYSANFKDGEFNGEYLYYLPTGALKQKKYFKNGELEGKYLAYFNVGEAIPEFDIDYVDGKAQNNALEFYANGNVYSNIEFENGERNGLETQYFANKQKSLEATYVNGSLDGPYVKYHSNGKISQQGQCSEGSYNGLWKIYYRDGSLESEIEYDEGKLTGISKTYDTDGKLYYEFDYRRGEVIGYRYYDKAGKLITENRKKNGEFYFKGFYANGTLMSEGNYDIKGGKMGKWQFFGKNGTLAEEGNYEDGLAIGAHKTYYVNGAVESISQFDKGELTGYYEAFHKNGKLQTQGWYKDGYQHGEWRYYNNEGKLMDISFYHKDQYHGEQQQYGVNGHLTKEMHYSFGDLTKEVFYNHKDEVLQVIDYTDTANNNELTLYHLNGDKETEITYVNGIKHGAYKSYYFDGSLYLKGSYLNNSMDGEWTWYYPNGNVKYKETYVNGSENGKSYRYFENGQLDDDKTYEYGVKIGEWISYHEDGTIYKKTNYAYGNEHGRMEFYSPEGKLQVVRFYNYGTLIGYSYIDSSGKEKEMIPINNETAKIEAYFDNGKPSRIMEYKNGQLVGSYFSYYYSGALENELYYVDDDYHGSDIEYYEDGTIERKINYNHGVIDGLLTSNYANGKLKETANYKSGKLHGERKYYNEAGKLTKTDYYFNDSIYKSETN from the coding sequence ATGAAAAACATCCTTTTACTCACATGTCTATTATTTAGCTACGTTTCACTTTCACAAGAAAAAATTCCTTTCATAGACTATGATATTGTTGTTGAGGAAGTTAGAGGGCATACTGAAACAGAAGATTACGATTCCGTCTTGAAATCCCTGAATAGGATCAGTAAAAATGATTCCACTTATTGCAGTGTATTAACTTCTAAATCCTACTATCTCATTCAGCAAAAAAAGTATAAAGCTGCAATTGAAACAACAGATGAAGGCTTAGCTTTAAATTGTGATAGTAGCTCTAATTTGTTTTTTATGATGAACAAAGGTGTAGCTTTAGAACAATTAGAAAAATATCAGGACGCTCTAACTTTATATGAGACTGCACTTGAGCAGTTTCCTGTAAATCATAAATTATGGTATAACAAAGCTACTATCTATGAAAAACTAAATAACATACCAAAAGCTATTGAGGCTTACCAAAAAGCCATTACAATTAGCCCTCTATACAGAAATGCCCATTTAAATTTAGGCAGTATTTGTTATAAACAAAATTTAACCACTCAAGCCTTGATGTGCTACGACATGGCTTTAATGGTAGAACCCGATTCTGATCGTGCTTTTGGGCTTCTCAAGTACCTAAACGAGATTATTGCAAGCAAAAATGAGCATACGCCTGATGACGCTATTGAGGTCTCTGAAGATGACGAAGCCTTTGAGGATATTGATCTCATTCTCGACAATAGAATTGCACTCAACAATAGATACGAAATTGCGAATGACATTGACATTGCATTAGTCAAGCAAAACCATGCTATGCTAGAACAATTGGAAGATTTTGAAGGCAATGGTGGGTTTTGGGATCAACGTTATGTACCGCTTTATAAATGGATTAAAGCAAATGGACAATTCGATAATTTTGTGTACACCTTAGCCTATTCGATACAAAATGAAAAATTTAAAAAGTTTATTGAAAAAAATGATGATGATGTCACCACTTTTTTAGGAAATTTATTTTCTAAAATTTATGAAATCATGTCTCCACAAAATAAACTAGTTGATGGTAAGCAAGAAGCGATAAATTATTATTATTCCGAAAGTATTCTGCAAGGCGAAGGTAAAATGGTTGGTGAAGTTTCTGTTGGTGATTGGCTTTTTTTTAACGGAAATGGCAAAAAGAATGGAAAAGGTAATTATAACGACAAGGGAGAAAGACACGGAAAATGGACTTGGTATCATGACAATGGGAAATTAAAGGAAACTGCCATTTATGTCAATGGAAAATTGGATGGTGAAAACAAATCATGGTATGACAATGGTCAACTCTATTATTCTGCAAATTTCAAGGATGGAGAATTTAATGGCGAATACCTGTACTATCTTCCGACGGGAGCCTTAAAACAAAAAAAATATTTTAAGAATGGGGAATTGGAAGGTAAATACCTAGCGTATTTTAATGTTGGTGAAGCCATACCAGAATTTGATATAGATTACGTAGATGGTAAGGCTCAAAACAACGCCTTGGAATTTTATGCTAACGGCAATGTGTACTCAAATATAGAGTTTGAAAACGGTGAACGTAACGGTTTAGAAACCCAATATTTTGCGAATAAACAAAAATCCCTAGAAGCTACATATGTGAACGGTAGTCTTGATGGCCCATACGTTAAATATCATTCTAATGGAAAAATTAGTCAACAAGGGCAATGTTCAGAGGGTTCATACAACGGACTGTGGAAAATTTATTATCGAGATGGCTCACTAGAATCCGAAATTGAATATGACGAAGGCAAACTTACAGGCATTTCAAAAACCTACGATACAGATGGCAAATTGTATTATGAGTTTGATTACAGACGCGGTGAAGTTATTGGTTATAGATATTACGATAAAGCTGGAAAACTAATTACCGAAAACCGTAAAAAAAACGGCGAATTTTATTTTAAGGGATTTTATGCCAACGGTACTTTGATGTCTGAAGGAAATTATGATATCAAAGGCGGAAAGATGGGAAAGTGGCAGTTTTTTGGTAAAAACGGCACCTTAGCTGAAGAAGGCAACTACGAAGATGGTTTGGCAATTGGAGCACATAAAACCTATTATGTAAATGGCGCCGTTGAAAGTATTTCTCAATTTGATAAGGGTGAATTAACGGGTTATTATGAAGCATTCCACAAAAATGGCAAACTACAGACCCAAGGTTGGTACAAAGATGGTTATCAACATGGGGAATGGAGGTATTATAATAATGAAGGAAAATTAATGGATATTAGCTTTTACCACAAAGACCAATATCATGGCGAACAACAGCAATATGGCGTTAATGGTCATTTGACAAAAGAAATGCATTATTCGTTTGGAGATCTAACTAAAGAAGTCTTTTACAATCATAAAGACGAAGTGCTCCAAGTAATAGACTATACAGATACAGCAAATAATAATGAACTGACATTATATCATTTAAATGGTGACAAAGAAACTGAAATCACTTATGTCAATGGCATTAAACATGGCGCGTACAAAAGCTATTACTTTGATGGTAGCCTATATTTAAAAGGTAGCTACTTAAACAACAGCATGGATGGTGAATGGACATGGTATTATCCAAATGGTAATGTAAAGTACAAGGAAACCTATGTAAATGGAAGCGAAAATGGTAAGTCTTATCGCTACTTTGAAAATGGCCAATTGGACGATGACAAAACCTACGAATACGGTGTTAAAATTGGAGAATGGATTTCCTATCATGAAGATGGCACTATTTATAAAAAAACCAACTACGCTTACGGTAATGAACATGGACGTATGGAGTTTTACAGTCCTGAAGGGAAACTGCAAGTGGTAAGGTTTTACAATTATGGGACGCTTATTGGGTATTCCTACATAGATTCATCTGGAAAAGAAAAAGAGATGATTCCCATAAATAATGAAACAGCTAAAATCGAAGCTTATTTTGATAATGGGAAACCTTCAAGAATTATGGAATATAAGAACGGACAATTGGTTGGATCTTATTTTTCCTATTATTATTCCGGTGCGTTAGAAAATGAATTATATTATGTGGATGATGATTATCATGGCTCAGATATTGAATATTACGAAGACGGCACTATAGAACGAAAAATAAATTATAACCATGGCGTTATTGATGGGCTTTTAACTTCAAATTACGCAAATGGAAAACTCAAAGAAACTGCAAATTACAAAAGTGGTAAGCTTCACGGTGAACGCAAGTACTATAATGAGGCAGGTAAACTAACTAAAACAGACTATTATTTCAATGATTCAATATATAAATCAGAGACCAATTAA